The region TACGTAGTAAAACTGAAGCAGCTCCACTGATTCAGCATTGCAAAAGAATTGTTAACAGACTACTTAATCATAGCCTATAAATAGACACTGGGGAAGAAAATTCCTGATGATGTGGTGTTTTAATAAGCAAACACATGGCTCAGCTTCAAACCAGTGAACGTGTTTAAATGGGGCCAGAAGCAGGATGAAGCAAGAGAGATGGGAGTAATTCAGTTTTTCAACTAATACATCAAGGAAGGATGCAGAGAGCTAGACAGGCAGGCCCAGTTGTGCTAGCAGGAGGGTTTTTGGGGCACGACATTCATTAGGTTAGCAGATAGCAATAATTCAActtaaaaagaacaagaaaagtaGTGGCTAAGTTTTTTAATATGGCCCTGTTGTTTAATTGCAGAGTATAACCTGTTGGAGGAAGAAGTTCCTTGAAACGTTCTTCTCAAACGTCCTTCACGGTGTCTTGGATGTTTCTTCTGACTGGCGTCTCAACGACCATCACTTTTTGCCGCTGCTCCACAGCTCCCCACATGTTTCCCAGCTTACCCTCTGCAACATGCTGCAGGGCGCGGTGGAGCTTACGGCTGAGCACAACCAGAAAGTGCTTGAGAACCTGGCTAAGTCCCTGCACGTCCTGAAGTTCCGGCACCTCCTCTCCTCCGACCAGTCCACTAGGCGTTCGTTGGTGTTACTTCTTCACCGGCTAATTCACCATGGCTCTGTCAACCAAGTGTCCATGTATTCCTGGCCTGTTCCTGACACAGTTCTTCTCGTCCTCATTTTGAGCATGAGTGCTGGGTTCTGGCGCTCGGGAAATGCCCTCATGTATCACAGCAGCCCATGTGGCCTTTGCAGAGAAGAGGACAAAGCTCAAAGCCAGGAGTCAACACAAGAGCAATCAGAGAGGGGCTGCTGCGACAAGAGAGCGTGGAGCGATGGTGAGAACCAGGAGAGATCCCCCAGAGCCCCAGAGGAGGCTGATGTGGAGATGAATGGATACGGGGCTGATGCTCACCTGAACTCTGTCCTCTCCAGACCAGGAAGTCCTCTGCAAAACCATGCGTATGATGAGGCAAGCAGCAAGGTTCCCTGTGACCACACCAGCATTCAGGGAAGATCTTCTGGTTGCATCTCAGACCAGCCGTCCTGTTGCCCCGTTCTTCAAAAGACACGCAGACGGCTGAAATCTGCAGTAGGAAAGAAACGTCGCTGCCTCAGACGAAGCAGGGGACGATATGCTGACCCAGAGGACCtgtatgattttgtttttactgttgctAGAGAGGATAAGTCAGGGTTACTCGATAAAACCAGTGctacagagggagaaaacacTGAGAACTGGACTAGTTCCTCCCCAGGATCTCTGCACACTGACCATGCCGGCTGTAAGAAAATAGGAGGATCGGCTGGCATCTTTTCCCTGAAAGCTGCTCACCGCTTCCGAAGCGTGTCCATGCTGGAACTGTTTTCTATTCCTTTGACTGGGGAGATGTGTCGGACTCTGAGTAACCTGCTGAGTTCCTGGCTGTCGTTAGAAAACCTGGTACTGTCTTACAACGGTTAGTGGTGTGAACAGGTTGCTTCCCTCCAGCCTTGCTCTAAAGGTCTGACTTAATGCTCAGGTTTAcgttcattttatttttactggaaCGGGTGTTGTAAAAGTATTGGTACCCGAGAATGGCATCATTAGAGATGTTTAATTAGTGTAAGGACTTGTTTGAGGGAGAGAATGGAGCCCTTCTGCCCCAGAGCAGCCCCTGGCCTTGTGGTTAAATGCTACCCAGAGAGGGCCAGATCTCATCTCCCATACATGCAGCTTAAGAATGTGTGGATAAAGCAGTCTGTGAGCTTTTAGCCTTTGACTGAGGTTGCTCGGCCCTTGCAGCTccagttgtgtgtgtgttggtgtCTGTACGGGCACAGCTAACACCTTTCTGTACAAATACTGTTCCAGGCCTGGGTGCTAACATCTTCTGCATCCTCTCTGGGCTCCGCACCCTCTCCCGGCACCCGGACTGCCACCTCCGCGTCGTGCGTGTGAGTGACGTCTATTCCCACGTGCCCTGCATGGAGCTTGTTCACTGCATCCTGAgtgcccttccccagctccaaaCGCTCTCACTCAGTTTTGACCTCAAAAAACAGCTGGAGGGGAACAGGCCAGAGGGGAATCCAAGCTGCAGTGAGGCAGAAATCCCAGGTAGGAAACAGATTCTGAGCGATGACCAGCATGTGGCAGGCAGATAGAGCCATAAAAGCTTAGCACCCAGATTTGAACTCTGCACTGTTGTGGTGGTGTGTAATTAACCAATTACGGCCTCACCTTTCTGATTTAGATGGTGCTGCAGTTTGTCATTTCCAGTCTGACGTGCTCTGTGGAGCCTGAGCCTTGGACAAAGCGTTTTATTGCTCTGTGCCAGCCCGCTGCAACATCAGCTTTGAACAGTGCGAGTTGTAACCTGCTAGCAGCAACTGTCCATGCAGCCCACCAGGAGCATGTCCCAACAGATCTCTACATTGGTTGGGAGCGTCTGCTTTGTCCATCCTATTGCCTGTGAGGCTGTAAGCCTTAGACAGATCCTCAAGCAGAGGGAAAGCATCTCTTGATTATTACAGTACCACAGGTGATGGCAAAGCATTGCTCAAGCCTCTGGATTACAGTCTGGGAGCTACAGCAATATGTTCTCGGCTCACAGGTCTCCCATCACCCTTTTTGGCCCTTGAATGACCAGAAAAGCAGTAAGCAAAGCCTGAGCAAGAATGGAGTGGGGTCAGTGAAGAGCTGTGCTCTGGGAAGACTCTGGCTTGTTTGTGCAGTCAACCTTTTCTCAAGCATTGTTGTACTGCTAGAACAGCAGAAATTGGTGGCCCTGTGGTCTGGCAGGATCCCTGAAATGAGCCTTAAATGACTGATGTTACTATAGGTCTGAGTTGCCGTAgagctctgtggggcagggtgggTCACATAGGCACCTTCTACCAACCTCAACTATAATCATGTCAGTCACACGGACTTCTTGCTTGCTCGAGGACCTACCTAGGCACTCCAGACCAAGCTTTTTCATTGTTGTGTTTCTTCCctcagaaagctgcctggagcagctggaaaTCCGATTCCCCAGGGAACCTCTGCAGACCATGTTCCTGCTGCCAGTGCTCAAGGCGTCAAAGTCCCTCCAGCAGTTGTCCCTTGACAGCGCCACGTTGCCCTGTTCTCAGGAGCTTGGGCTCCTTTTGGAGGCACTCAAAGGTACTCTGCCAACACCGCTGTGACGTAGAGTAGCTTCCTTGCTGTGATCTTCCATCTTTTAGCACGAAGCCAGCTTAGGGGGTCCATTTCTTCAGTGTGGACATCCTTAAGTCTCCTGACAAAAGGAAATGATTATCACATTCTGTGCCAACCATGTGAATGATCCTGCACAGCAGgatggtttctttttaattacctGGAATCCAGCGCAAATTACCCACAGTTAGCTCAGTGTCTGGGCATTAGCTGTAGTTGGATCAGGCTCTTTTAATCCTGAGGATGTACAGTGCTTTACCTGAgaacttgttttgcttttagagTGTAACCCAAATTTGAAGAAAGTGAGCTTTCGCGATATGAACCTGGCTGAGCACCAGAAAGAAGTTCTGCTTTTGCTCCAGGATCCCGTCCTGCAAGGTACAGCAGACTCCGGGGTGCTGGTGCCTGGAAAGGTGCTGCAGGTGGCTGCTTTTGGCTGGCTGACGTTTGAGAAGTGATGTTCAGATGTACAAGGTTTAGTCAAACTGGAGCAGATCCATAGCTGTTGGCAGAGGGGGAACGTGTCTGGTTCTTTGTGCCAGCAGGGCCGAGAGAGAAGCAGCTGCAAAGCTGGTGTGTGCTGCCAAGAACAGTCTATATTATTAGTTATAAAACAAAGGTTTTCAACCGGCAGAGCGCATTAACCTTTAACTGGGTCAGCTGGCaaagccacttccctgggcatgATCCGTGCTCTCTTCCTGtgacagagcagcagtgctgttgTCTGCAATCCACTGCTGGGGAAGCTTTGTTCTTGCATACAGATTAAGGGCTGGAGCTGTCTGCAGGATGTAATTATGGAATAATGATGCACGCAGGGAGTACTAACATGTACTGTCAATCCATTTCTTCTGtagaaatcacattttccttctgccGACTGTTTGAAAGCTCTACTGCTGAGTTTTTGTCGGAAATAATCAATACAGTGAAAAGAAACTCATCTTTGAAGAGCCTCAAACTGCCTGGGAATCGCCTTGGTGCGTACTGTGAATATCGTGATGCAGCCTTGACCTTAGACCAGCTCTCTTGGAGATAAATTAAGGGCTGGAGTTGCTTACCTGGTGACCTTTGTGCTGAACTTAACATGCGCATGAACAGAGTGGATTTAGCTCACAAAGTCAGAAGCAGTgagttcattttttaaagacaggatTTCAGTTGCGTTCAGCAATGTACCGAAGGCCCAGGTGCTGCACAGGCATTACGGTTgcttttttctgcagcaaaagcaaGTATCAGTGGGATTCCAGATTTGACTGAGTGCTAGTCTGCTTCACACTCCATAACAGGAACAGATCCAGCAGCAGATGCACTGCCTCTTACCCAGAGGCATGGATTTTTCCCGGAAATTGTGCCTTAAAAGCTGTTGGCAGCcactgcagggatggggataaGCAAAGGAAGGGTTTGTGTCAAAGGAGTAGAACTGAACTTTACAGAAAGATCTTTTTGTGTCACAGGCCAAGTAGAAACatctgagaaattaatttcatgtaaATCCAGAAGATggtttctgttttaatgaaatggGAAAGCTCGGCATTCGCTGAAGTACACCTAATGTCAGAGATTTGAGTTCACCCTGTGCTACCGACCATTTGTAAAACAAAGCTGCATATTGACTTCTTGAACAAAGCCATGATTTTTCTAGTGAAACAAACTGCCCTATCAGCAAACCCTTCCAATGCTTTGAACACTGTGCTCAGCTGGGTGAATTCTGTAGTTCACTGAGGACAAACTGAGGGTGCAGAGATGAGCCCTTTGTGCTGCACACAGGTGCTTAGAGCCTCCTTTCTGCACTATTGTCCCAGCCTTGTggtcatttaaatatttaagacagTTCCCAGTTTGTTACAGTTCCCAGTTTGCGTCTAACACCTGTATCTCTCCCCTTTTAGGGAATCACAGGCTGGTTGCCCTCGCAGACATTTTCTCTGAAgattcctcctcttctctttgcCAGCTGGATGTCAGGTATTCTGCTGCTATGAACTCACTGGATTTCTTGTTTTGCGAGAGTAAGAGCTGAACTGAGCtcaggcagcaggagaagccTGAGCATAGTTTTGTTCCTtgactataaattggagagagggagatttagactagatataaggaggaaattcttcatgctgagggtggtgaggcactgacacaggttgcccagagaagtcatggatgcctcatgcctggaggccaggctggaaggggccttgggcagcctggtgtagtgggaggtgtccctgtccatggcaggggggtagaATTAGATGATCgtatggtcccttccaacccaaaccgttctaaGATTACTTTCTCAAGAGAACATGTGCCCAAGAGAAACTTAagagaaatgctgcaaaaaGGACATACAACCTCAGGGACCACCAGCATCTCTGAGGCATCTCATTGTCCCTTTTATAAGTGAGTCAAGCTCCATCTAAAAAGCAGCTTTGGTTTGCTGTTTGGGTGGTTGCTGCAAGGCCTTCCTGCACTGTAGGTTAGAAGTAATGTACATTTATTCTTAGGCATCAGCATGAATAGCTGTTCCCACTGCCCTGAACAGGGAAAGAATGCTGTCATCACCCTTGTCAGATCCTGTGAATGCATCAGCATTCCTTTCATCATCTTTGGTCTTCAACCTAAACTGCTGCTCTCTACTTGAGCTTTAATGGTCATAAAGATAGGTAGTAGCCATCACAAAGCACATGGAAGGTAGCATTTCTGCAATAATAATGACTTAATTGCTTGATTAttccccctctcccagctcatGTTGCTGACAGTGTATTTAGCCATGGCCACTCTTTCAGCAGCCTTGAATAACGATTGTTCCTGTGCCTCTCACAAGATTAAGTTCATACTTAATACTTATTTATGTATCTATGCAGGGGAAAGGACCTTTTAATCTCTTAGAAACACCAGGACCTGACGCGTGCTCTCCAGATCTTCtcagaagaaagagataaaCAATCACTTACTGCTGAGGCTTGCACTGAGACCTGTAGATTGGGCCAGGCCCCTTGGTCCAGGCAGCTGACAGCTGCTGAGAGACTGAAGTGCTCCTGGCACTGCTTAGGCAGCAGCTTAGGTCCAGCGACATTTTAAGTAGATTGAGCTGTGGCCTAAAGTCAATAATAAGGAGTTTAACTTGTGGTTACTACCCAAGTTTTTAAAAGCTCACGGCCTTTCATATTACTGTGCTTCAGTTGTGTTTTTCATCAAAACTAAAAGACCATTCCTCAGCAGTACAAAGTGTGAAAGTTGTACTTTGCATTGAAACATCCTCAGATACCTGCACTGGCAGGAACAAGAAGGAATAGTAATTTAAACCATTTGAATTCTAGCCTAGActcataatgttttttttttttttgtcgtcCTTTCCCTGGAAAGCTCAAATTGCATCAAACCTGATGGGCTCCTGGAGTTCACAAAGAAACTGGAAGGCCACATCCAGCAGAGAGGGGGACAGATTCCATTCACGCACCTCTGCCTCTTCCAAAACTGGCTGGACCAGGATGCTGAAACAGCTCAAGAAGCACTTAGGCGTCTAAAAGCTGTGTGCAGTGTGGTCAATGACTCATGGGACTCCTCACAGGCCTTTGCTGACTACCTCAGTGTCATGTGATGGACACAGGAGAAAATCAATCAGCTTGAACCTAAGCAGTTCAGTCCGTGGCTGATAAGATTATTTCATCACAAAGGTGGGGTTTTCTTCCCCTGGTTCAAGCAGGGTACAGTTGTTCTTGTCTCTTTTCTATTTATCTGAAGAAGGGTTACCACAGTGGAGTGACACAAGGCCATGTGGGTCAACAGCTGTATTTCCAGGTGATCTACCTCTTACCATCTCCTCAGTTTGGATATTTTAAGTGGGACGGATATCAAATAAGCTTCTGTGACTTCCTGCAGATGTTGGGACAAGCAGTTATTTATTTCACCGAGTGTTGTTACAAATCTCACATTGTATCAGCCAGTATCTCATCAAGAACTATCTCCATTGTTGGAGAGACTCAAAAGCCATCTGGCTGGGATGTGTGGCAAGCAGCTCTAGGTGACCTTGCTTTTGAGCAGGGGCATTGGACAATCTGACTTTAAGACTCTTTCCTACTTAACCGTTCTGTGATCTGTGAAATAAGAACTCTTCCCTCCACTTAAAGGGAGTAGAAAACAAGCTAAAAAAGCACCCAGTCTTGACCttttacatttagaaaattTTACTTCATATAAAAATTCTTTATGTACCAAGTAGCCTGCTGTTCACATGCAGTTGTGTTGCCTCTCTCCAATGTCTGCAGTCCTTTTACAGAGGTTTTGAACGGTTTGTTcttttgtaatgtttttataataaaaataattaagaccCATAATCTACAAAAGTGTGAATTTTATTACTGGCTTGTAATATGATGTAATTAAAACACTGCTAGATCAGAGGATCCTGCCCataacaaagcaaataattttagaaattgAGTTACCTTAATAAAGCCTGATTTTTTTACTGCCTGTATGATCTTTCAGGCCAGATGTTCAACATTCAAggtgatcttttttttccccttgtacAAATCCTCTTGTTCCTAAAGTAATCAGCAAGGTTCACATTTCACAACAGAAATGAATCCTGCAACGTTCTGATCAGCAGCCATAAGCCACAGCTGTCTAAGAAGAAAACCACGATTGTGCACATCAAGTGCTATAAAACTGCAGGCTTAACTTAAACCTGAAGAACAAAACTTGGCTGAGTAGAAGGCACAGACACCAAAATCACAAGAACCAGTGCTGAATCTGATGAAGTGCACGAGGTCCAGTTCTTCCCAGTTGCAAAAAGGCTGTTTTTCAGGCACATAAtacaacagcagagaaaaagccatGGATTCCTTGTTCTTGCAGTAGACTACCCAATGCTAAATCCCTTCCAGCCTCTCAGAAACGATGTTATTCTGCTATTCCAACAGCCACACGCCAATCCAGCACACGTACTGCCACCCACTGCCCCTTTCCCTGAAAGGAACTAAAGTGGGGTGGACTGCCAGAGCAGCCTGCCCTTGCCCCCACAGGGGACAGTAACCTGTTAGGGAATCCCTCGCTGCTCCTCATGGGAGTGATGATGAAAGGTGAAGGTGACGGCAGCATCCCATGCAGCCTTCAGCACAGAGTCCTGCAGCCCCCGCTTATCAGCACAGTGGTTCCACTGGGAGAGGTCAGAGGTGCAGTCGGAGCCTTCAGGAGGGGGCCGCACCTGGTGGCCATTCACACAACGACGACACTTGATCCTGGAACAGAGTCAGTGCAAGATCAGTGCAAGGTTCCTTTACTTTACTGCATGGGTTGTTTAAAAATGCACCCCAGTAACATTTGAGTTAACTCCCCTTCACTCGTAACATTAGCAAATGGATCTTTAGACAGTATTAATCACTACCACGTTTCATTTAACACGTGACAGATAAGGAATGACTCtcacattttggaaaaaacaagGTTCTGTTCCTAATGGCATTCCCCCTCCCTGTTTAGCCATGTGGGAATGGTCGAACAAGACCCTGAGCAAGTTCAGGATGAGTTTTCCTTGAAATGTGAGGGATGTTGCTTAGAGCAGATCTCAAGTGAACACCCCCAACTGCTAACACATTCTTAGCACTGCATCAGGCTTCTCAAATTCAAGAGAGCACACCATGCTCCAAACTGCTCCATCCTGGCTCCCACCACGGCCACAGGTTTGTGCTCAGGCTGTTTTAGAGATGCTCTACTGAGCTGCCACATAACAAgacaaagaacagcagcagcccGGCCAAAGCTTGTTGCCATGCAGACAAGTTACCTACACAGAGCAAAGCTTCGAGTCAGCTTAAAACTAATCTTCTTCATTTCTTGCCTGAACTCAGAGTCTTAACTTTGACAGTGAAGCACTCCCTGTCCTCTTTCTGGTAGCTACAATACCACAGGTGTCAGCAGTGGGGGAGAAGAGCAGACAATGGAAAAGAGGAGTCTCTTAGTCCCCAGGACGGTACTTGGATTGGCCTCATGAGTTCTTAGCTGATACAGTAGCCCTGGCAGTGGAAGCAGCTCAGCATTTGGAGATCCAAAAGCACCAGG is a window of Cuculus canorus isolate bCucCan1 chromosome 8, bCucCan1.pri, whole genome shotgun sequence DNA encoding:
- the LRRC41 gene encoding leucine-rich repeat-containing protein 41 isoform X1, whose product is MAALSVLLPRWRREGGAVPHKMATGGSGVPPKMTAGQVVPPKMAAGASGVPPKMAVALRDAMAAEGPQGPLSLCSLSAAAVSRHMDALERDAWGKGRWAGRGAGLCPQPPPQPLSLSLCALAALPAPLLRGLLPLLNVFRLQRAETAARRAGISTQPIWRKLWDDVMKTRPPNSESITCWRKKFLETFFSNVLHGVLDVSSDWRLNDHHFLPLLHSSPHVSQLTLCNMLQGAVELTAEHNQKVLENLAKSLHVLKFRHLLSSDQSTRRSLVLLLHRLIHHGSVNQVSMYSWPVPDTVLLVLILSMSAGFWRSGNALMYHSSPCGLCREEDKAQSQESTQEQSERGCCDKRAWSDGENQERSPRAPEEADVEMNGYGADAHLNSVLSRPGSPLQNHAYDEASSKVPCDHTSIQGRSSGCISDQPSCCPVLQKTRRRLKSAVGKKRRCLRRSRGRYADPEDLYDFVFTVAREDKSGLLDKTSATEGENTENWTSSSPGSLHTDHAGCKKIGGSAGIFSLKAAHRFRSVSMLELFSIPLTGEMCRTLSNLLSSWLSLENLVLSYNGLGANIFCILSGLRTLSRHPDCHLRVVRVSDVYSHVPCMELVHCILSALPQLQTLSLSFDLKKQLEGNRPEGNPSCSEAEIPESCLEQLEIRFPREPLQTMFLLPVLKASKSLQQLSLDSATLPCSQELGLLLEALKECNPNLKKVSFRDMNLAEHQKEVLLLLQDPVLQEITFSFCRLFESSTAEFLSEIINTVKRNSSLKSLKLPGNRLGNHRLVALADIFSEDSSSSLCQLDVSSNCIKPDGLLEFTKKLEGHIQQRGGQIPFTHLCLFQNWLDQDAETAQEALRRLKAVCSVVNDSWDSSQAFADYLSVM
- the LRRC41 gene encoding leucine-rich repeat-containing protein 41 isoform X3; this translates as MAALSVLLPRWRREGGAVPHKMATGGSGVPPKMTAGQVVPPKMAAGASGVPPKMAVALRDAMAAEGPQGPLSLCSLSAAAVSRHMDALERDAWGISTQPIWRKLWDDVMKTRPPNSESITCWRKKFLETFFSNVLHGVLDVSSDWRLNDHHFLPLLHSSPHVSQLTLCNMLQGAVELTAEHNQKVLENLAKSLHVLKFRHLLSSDQSTRRSLVLLLHRLIHHGSVNQVSMYSWPVPDTVLLVLILSMSAGFWRSGNALMYHSSPCGLCREEDKAQSQESTQEQSERGCCDKRAWSDGENQERSPRAPEEADVEMNGYGADAHLNSVLSRPGSPLQNHAYDEASSKVPCDHTSIQGRSSGCISDQPSCCPVLQKTRRRLKSAVGKKRRCLRRSRGRYADPEDLYDFVFTVAREDKSGLLDKTSATEGENTENWTSSSPGSLHTDHAGCKKIGGSAGIFSLKAAHRFRSVSMLELFSIPLTGEMCRTLSNLLSSWLSLENLVLSYNGLGANIFCILSGLRTLSRHPDCHLRVVRVSDVYSHVPCMELVHCILSALPQLQTLSLSFDLKKQLEGNRPEGNPSCSEAEIPESCLEQLEIRFPREPLQTMFLLPVLKASKSLQQLSLDSATLPCSQELGLLLEALKECNPNLKKVSFRDMNLAEHQKEVLLLLQDPVLQEITFSFCRLFESSTAEFLSEIINTVKRNSSLKSLKLPGNRLGNHRLVALADIFSEDSSSSLCQLDVSSNCIKPDGLLEFTKKLEGHIQQRGGQIPFTHLCLFQNWLDQDAETAQEALRRLKAVCSVVNDSWDSSQAFADYLSVM
- the LRRC41 gene encoding leucine-rich repeat-containing protein 41 isoform X4, translated to MAALSVLLPRWRREGGAVPHKMATGGSGVPPKMTAGQVVPPKMAAGASGVPPKMAVALRDAMAAEGPQGPLSLCSLSAAAVSRHMDALERDAWGKGRWAGRGAGLCPQPPPQPLSLSLCALAALPAPLLRGLLPLLNVFRLQRAETAARRAGISTQPIWRKLWDDVMKTRPPNSESITCWRKKFLETFFSNVLHGVLDVSSDWRLNDHHFLPLLHSSPHVSQLTLCNMLQGAVELTAEHNQKVLENLAKSLHVLKFRHLLSSDQSTRRSLVLLLHRLIHHGSVNQVSMYSWPVPDTVLLVLILSMSAGFWRSGNALMYHSSPCGLCREEDKAQSQESTQEQSERGCCDKRAWSDGENQERSPRAPEEADVEMNGYGADAHLNSVLSRPGSPLQNHAYDEASSKVPCDHTSIQGRSSGCISDQPSCCPVLQKTRRRLKSAVGKKRRCLRRSRGRYADPEDLYDFVFTVAREDKSGLLDKTSATEGENTENWTSSSPGSLHTDHAGCKKIGGSAGIFSLKAAHRFRSVSMLELFSIPLTGEMCRTLSNLLSSWLSLENLVLSYNESCLEQLEIRFPREPLQTMFLLPVLKASKSLQQLSLDSATLPCSQELGLLLEALKECNPNLKKVSFRDMNLAEHQKEVLLLLQDPVLQEITFSFCRLFESSTAEFLSEIINTVKRNSSLKSLKLPGNRLGNHRLVALADIFSEDSSSSLCQLDVSSNCIKPDGLLEFTKKLEGHIQQRGGQIPFTHLCLFQNWLDQDAETAQEALRRLKAVCSVVNDSWDSSQAFADYLSVM
- the LRRC41 gene encoding leucine-rich repeat-containing protein 41 isoform X2, producing MAALSVLLPRWRREGGAVPHKMATGGSGVPPKMTAGQVVPPKMAAGASGVPPKMAVALRDAMAAEGPQGPLSLCSLSAAAVSRHMDALERDAWALPAPLLRGLLPLLNVFRLQRAETAARRAGISTQPIWRKLWDDVMKTRPPNSESITCWRKKFLETFFSNVLHGVLDVSSDWRLNDHHFLPLLHSSPHVSQLTLCNMLQGAVELTAEHNQKVLENLAKSLHVLKFRHLLSSDQSTRRSLVLLLHRLIHHGSVNQVSMYSWPVPDTVLLVLILSMSAGFWRSGNALMYHSSPCGLCREEDKAQSQESTQEQSERGCCDKRAWSDGENQERSPRAPEEADVEMNGYGADAHLNSVLSRPGSPLQNHAYDEASSKVPCDHTSIQGRSSGCISDQPSCCPVLQKTRRRLKSAVGKKRRCLRRSRGRYADPEDLYDFVFTVAREDKSGLLDKTSATEGENTENWTSSSPGSLHTDHAGCKKIGGSAGIFSLKAAHRFRSVSMLELFSIPLTGEMCRTLSNLLSSWLSLENLVLSYNGLGANIFCILSGLRTLSRHPDCHLRVVRVSDVYSHVPCMELVHCILSALPQLQTLSLSFDLKKQLEGNRPEGNPSCSEAEIPESCLEQLEIRFPREPLQTMFLLPVLKASKSLQQLSLDSATLPCSQELGLLLEALKECNPNLKKVSFRDMNLAEHQKEVLLLLQDPVLQEITFSFCRLFESSTAEFLSEIINTVKRNSSLKSLKLPGNRLGNHRLVALADIFSEDSSSSLCQLDVSSNCIKPDGLLEFTKKLEGHIQQRGGQIPFTHLCLFQNWLDQDAETAQEALRRLKAVCSVVNDSWDSSQAFADYLSVM